The Salmo trutta chromosome 22, fSalTru1.1, whole genome shotgun sequence genome contains the following window.
GTTTATATTTTATAATATGATATATTTAATGTTTTAATATATTATGTTAtgtatcacaggaggctgctgaggggaggacggatcataataatggctgaaacggagcaaatggaatggcatcaaatgcatggaaaccgtgtgtttgatgttttggataccattccactaattccactagagccattaccacaagtccgtcctccccaattaagttgccaACAACCTCCTgtgttatatatgtatatatagtataCTATGTTCTCCTCGCCCGAGCAGGGGAACCAGTGTTCCATAGTGGTGGACCTGCCCTGGACCCCCTCCTAGCTGGACTAGTGTCAGTCTTCATCGTCACTGCAGCCATCATCACCCTGCTCCTCTTCATCAAACTGCGACGACGGGATCAGCGGCCTGAGTTCCGCAGACTCCAGGACCTGCCTATGGTGAGACAATGAAGAGACAGTGTAACGCTTAACATTaatgagacctgaagacttgcggAAGCGTCAGTCTTCTTTTGTGAGCTATTACACTAAGTAGCCATTGTTAGCATTAGCGTTTACTTCAATCACCACCTGTCATCTTGACCAGCGCTCACCATTTACTCGTGTTCCTGCTGACATCCTGTTGTGTTTTCCCCTGTTTAGGATGATATGATGGAGGATACTCCCCTGTCCATGTACAGCTACTGATGATGATGGACGACACAGTCTGACCTGATGGAACAGCCAGACCCCCACAGACCTTCTCCCTCTGAATTGGGGCTGCGTCTCTATAGTCCAACCTGGCCTTCTCTCCTTGTCCCCTGTCCTCATATCCTTTCTTTTATCCGCACTGACATGAGACGTGGACTGGTGAAAGCCAGTCGCTGATAGGCATCCTCCATATTGCTTTTATCGACCCTGTGTTTTCAAATCAGTACAGAtggaagagatgaggagagagaggcgcCATTTTAGACCATTGAGATGCATCCCTGGCGTTCCCTCACCACCTTTGTGTCTCTGTGAGCAACAGGGGGTTTCTGTGTGAGTGTGAACAGCTCTTTTCCTGGTCTATGTGGATCCGAAGTTCCATCAGCAGCATTCCCACTTCTACATTCTACCTTCTATATTCTAGGGTGCACTCTGTCAGCTGTGTTTTGGTTGAGTGTTCGGTAACGAGGGATCCTCTCTTTCATCACTAGTTAGAGCCTGGTAGGCTACTTGTGCCTGGCTATATAGTGTTGTACAGTACGGTTGCACTTTACGTTACAgaggacatgtgtgtgtgtgtgtgtgtgtctgtgtgtgcgtgtctgtgcatGGTTGAGCGAGCATGCACGCGCGTATGTGGGGacgggagggtggggggggtgtgGTTTGGGGTATTTAAGTTGAGCGTTTCCATGGAAACTAGTTCCTCTCTAAAGATCCTGCTTGTTATTGTTCATTTTGTTTCTCTATTGGGAGGCTCTGGTGGTTTTAGTTCATTGGGCTAACGCAGCCTTGTGGCGTGCAGACAACCTGGGTTCAAACCTGGTCAGTCACACTTGTAAGGGGGAGGTTGTCTCTCTGAGTATCTTTAGTACATTTATCTTTATATAGAGCCTGAATGGACTCTTCATCTCCACTAGAGCCATTTACAGAGTACAATACAGAGGAAACCATCCTCCATGGCGGCTCAATACATTCCATGCTTGTTAGAATTCTACATTTCAAAGCACGTGTTGTGAACTCTAAGGCTGGTTTGTCTGTTACTGTAGTTCTCACAGCCAGGCCCAGACCTATGTTCTAACATGTCTTAGTAAGGAAGAGCCTAGGGCAGATTCAGCAGCAGTGTTTCCAACTGAATTTGGTCAGTTGTCTTTCAATACAATTCATTCATTGGTTTAATCATGTAACTACTTGACATGAGGGTAACTTGTTGCCCAAGTCAGTCAGTGCTAGCCGCTACCATTAGCATGCAGTCCATTAACTGTCTCAAGGGAAGGGAACTCTGATAAACTACTCCATGAACACAGACATTGTAAATGTATAGCACGAGGTCAGAGAGAGAAACTCTTTAATGTAAGGCTTTTGTGACATAATGAGCATAATGCTCCATTGATGTGAGGGGAatgcagtctgtgtgtgtgtctgtgtgttagtctGCGTGTGTTACATACACAGGAGAAAAGAACACCCCTGCCTCCTTCCCTACCCCAACCTCTATTGGGGAGACTTGAGTTGAAGCCATAGGCCTGTATTGGAGACAGTATATATGGCACAGACAAGGGGGTATGGCACAAAGCAGGATCAAAGAGTTAGCCAGCTAAATTTCATAATATTCTGAATTAACTTTACATTCCAACTTCATAAAGAAAGGTAGACTTGAAATCAAACGACATGGTATAATTGACTCCAAAGTTGACATTTTTAAACAAATTAGAAAAGCAATAGTTATGTCTATTTCTGAATGTTTGTCAAAGTTAGCTGATTTTGGGCTAGATTAAATCCAGACTGCTGAAGATACCCGTTATAGCgcgattgaaatgtaaaggtcatttccaattgagccgacatatgctgCGTTtcccgtgaatgcagtctccatgAATGCGGaaccattgcctttaaatttcaatcacgctataGTGTGGATCTTCCACGGTCTGGATTTAATCTAGGTTTTAGTGTTACTGCTTAGGCTACCAGATTAGTTTGTTGCAGACTCCTCTGACGTTTGTTGTCTTGCCAGTTATCTGCATCCACGGGACTTAAGTCAGAGTTGAAACAGAGTGGTTCTATTTGACTCCATGTGGAGTGGAATGGTAGTTCATTTGCATCCATGTATTAGTAGTTCCTTATATGAAGTGCCAAAAAGTGAACTGGTTGTATTATAAGGTTGATATGTTTTACTGTTTGACGTGGATTCTGGAGTGATGATGTTTTTTGATTAAAGATATGAAACCATCCTCGTTTCTGTATCTCATTACAGATCTTGGTTGTTGGGCTGCGGTGGCTgacgcacacacactaacaaaagTAACTACAACAAATGAACTATTTTATTACAGCTCTTTATCCAGAATTTTATTGCAGAAGCCCCAAAATCACATTTGTTTTACCGGCCGTACAGTGAGTCAATGTAACATTTAAACAAGCAGCGGTCTAGTACTTGGCTGTGTGATAGAACTGTAAGAGAAAGCCCTGATTCATCCACATTAAAACGTGTCATCACTATGGCCAAAGCCCCTCCCTGTCTCACCCCTTCCCCATTAACCCCCCTCTTCTTCTCCCCAGCCCATCTGTGGTCCCTCGCTCCATGGGCCTGTCCCCTTcatgtgggggggtgggggttgttATCTGGCTAGACAGTCTCTAACTGCTGAAATATTAAACAGACTGACTCATGTTACACAGCAGGACTTGTCTGTGGTCCAAAGACGAGAGGGAAGAGAGGCCTGGGCTGTATCTCAATACTTTACAGTAAATAGATAAAAATACAGTACCAAATAAGAGCTAGCACCTCACTGATTTGCATCAGCCTTAGATAGTGAAAGTAAACATCAGTCCACCATATTTATTAATTAGGTTTTACTAATGGTCTTAGACTCAAAAACACTAGTGATCATCAAGTTGTATATCATCAGTGAAATCAAAGCTTTCCCCGGATGTAATTCATTAAGGCAATCACAGAATGCTGCCACACTGTTGAGTTAAATACTACTGGTGTGAAATACAAAACACTATTGTACACCTTTTCCCAAAAAACACTGACACGACAACAGACAGAGCATAATCACGTAGGAGTTTATGAAATAAGGTGCTTTCTTTTTCTCAAGCTGAGTTGAGCCTTTTCATCATCCTCTTTAGTCAGGGTTTGAGGTTTGTGCCCAAAAACGTATTTATCGGTCTCCACATGTGGAGACATTTAAAACTTCTCAAAGAAAGAACTCCTAGCATTCTAGAACACTATTGCATGACGAAGCCTCTCAAAGGTCATTGAGGCTGAGGTCGGGGGGGCTGTCTGACCCCAACTCCAGgtttccatcatcatcatcatcatcatcaagatCATCATCGTCCAGGCCACTTCCTGGTCCTCTGAGGTCATTTCCTGCAGAATGGGAGCTCTGATGTACCCGAGGTACTGCTAGAGGAGGAGCTGAAAGAGAGAACCGTCAATGTGTGTACGTGTACTAGTCCCAAGGGTTTTAGCAGTAGACTAGTGTTCCCGTAAGAGAGATTGGGATCAGACCTCTAAATGTTTCCCAGAGAAATTGAGGCGCATGCAGACAGGATAATTAGATTAgatgatgccacacacacacactacaggaaGTGTTTAGGATCCcatccaaaaacacacacacacacacacgtttctcaAACTGCTGACCAGCAGACGTGGATGGAGAGGAAATGAGGgattctctgtcctctcctcaggCAAGCAGAGCTCCAGTCAGTCACATAACACACGTTCAATGGAGGTCACTGGTGTGTGTCTTACATGAACCCACATCCAACTCCAATATCTGAGTGTGTGCACACACACCTGCAAGCTCATCATTTTCTTTTAATAAAACATATTTCAAACGTATAAAAACAACAAAAGATCCCTCTTCCTTTGTGCTAGATCTATGGTGCGCACACACAAATCAGGtaggcacgcatgcacacactgacacacgtaCACTGTTATGCCAGCCTCCTGTTCCTTGGTGAGTCAGACATGTTGTGATGAGTCACTGAAACGGTTAGATCTACAGCCCAAATGTACATGTGTGGTGTGTATGAAAGAGAGTTACAACACTCTGTTCCTCTGAAACAAACTAGACCCATAATGGGACTCATTCTGCTCCTCACTGACAGGGGCAAAGTGTGAGTATACCTGTGTCTCTAtcatccagccaggacaggtcATCAGAGCTGACCTCAGCCAGACTGGGGGTGGGACTGAAGTCCTCAGAGTCCGAGTCTGGCTCCGCCTTTTGACCACTGACCGCTTTACAGCGGGAGAAGGCAGCTAATGCTGGaactggaggaggggggggggggttatagacAAACAGGGTTAAACTACTCAGGTGagtagatatgtgtgtgtgtctcttaccTGTTGTGTATAGTGTAACAGTAGGTGTGTGTCTCTTACCTGCTGTGTGTAGTGTAACAGTAGGCGTGTGTCTCTTACCTGCTGTGTATAGTGTAACAGTAGGTGTGTGTCTCTTACCTGCTGTGTGTAGTGTAACAGTAGGTGTGTGTCTCTTACCTGCTGTGTATAGTGTAACAGTAGGTGTGTGTCTTTTATCTGCTGTGTGTAGTGTAACAGTAGGTGTGTGTCTCTTACCTGCTGTGTGTAGTGTAACAGTAGGTGTGTGATGTCTCTCCCGGAGAATCAGACTCCTGATCTCGTCCTTCAGCTCTGATACAGTTATCCTGCAGGACACAGTGatagcattacacacacacacacacacacacacacacacacacacacacacacacacacacacacacacacacacacacacacacgcacacacctaccTGATCTGGCGGAcctcctgctctgtgtgtgtgtattgagaaACAGTCTTGGCCAGGTCAAAACTGTGGTTTCTGTAGCTGTCTCTCAGTTCCTCTAGTGTCTGAGGAAAGGCAAAGTATAGCGGTTAGaggtcaggagacagacagaaaacaagtCACTCAAATTACCTTCATTAATTATTCAATTCCTTCATTCATTAATACCTTGCAGCTGTGTTCATACTGCCTCCTCGTCTCTCTGGCCTCCGACTGCTGAAGAAACATGTCCTCCTCCTGcctccctgtcacacacacacacacacacacacacacacacacaaacacacaaacacacgtacaaTGAAAGAAAAGGAGTAGGAGTAAGCGAGACTGTGCTTGCCCTCTCTACAGCTCTGAGTCTGAGACATGTGTAGTCCTGCAGAAAAAAAACTGAGAACCAGACTGTGTATGTGAGACTCACTGAGCTGGGTTTTGAGTGtgtccacctctctcctcaaATGATCCAACTCCTCCCTTCGCAGCTTAGAGCTGAAACTATAAAAGGACAACAATCAGCTTTCACCAAACTGGTATGGTTCCATACTAAGGGCTAATGGTTGATTTGGTGTTGGGCTACACATAAAATAATGATCACCTAAACCTCACAGGTGAGTAAAACCTCGCCCACTCACCTCTCCTCCAGGTTGCCTTGCGATGTGGCTCTGGTGATGTGCCTTCTCAGAGTGCTGAGCTCACGGcccacctctctcctccactgctccatccttctctccactTCTGGACTCGTCAtccctgaccctctcctctctccatccctttctcgttcccgctctctctccctctccgtcgcGTGCTCTCGCAGCCTGCGAACCTCGTCTGAGAGATAGAAGAATAACACATCTATAATATTCGATCAACAAATCAATCCCTCAACCAATCAAGATTGGTATATTGAGCAGTAAATGTTAGTGTTGTGTGATAATAGGTGTATGTACCTTGTAGTGCCTGTATGTGGCGCTGCTGAGAGTGTTTCTCTCTGTCCATGTCATGAAGACTTTGGGTCAGAGACTCTATGGCCTGGCAACCATTAGAACAAAAAGAGTAGGAGGAAGAAGAAATTAGCTAAAATGTATGGTTATTTATGCACCTTTTATGTAATAAGAATGATAGTTATACATGAACACATATGCGCACACGCACGGACCTGGCTCTGGATCTGTAGTTGTGATTGGACGGCTGCCAGGTCTGCCCACTGCACagcggaggagggaggggggaggagagagattgaggactcggggagaggggggagacgagGGAGCTCCAAATTTGACACACTAGCCACCTCCCTGACTGGATAGAGATCAACTTagtgagcgagagacagagagaataagaAGGAGCAGAAAAAGAGGGGGAATCACCAACAGAGAAAGTGTGTCACAGTCAGCCATCTTAAAGACCACAGAGATCTCCCTCACCTTCTCTTCCTTTTGGATAATTCCCTGGCGTGGTCAGTCTCTCCTGGGGAAACATGAACCCCGTCAACACTCAGTGGGAAAAGTACATAGGGTATTTATGAACTTCAATGTTTTTCATATACTGTAAAACTAGAATCTAGCTAACTGATAAGAATTAGCAGTCAACTCTTCTGATGAAGCCCTTGGTAATGCACTGCCACGTATGCATAATTATGTTATAGTGCCATCTACTGGCTACTCACCCTCATCTTGGCAACACTGCCATCAGCT
Protein-coding sequences here:
- the LOC115158447 gene encoding RNA-binding protein 25 produces the protein MNWDNQLSSILSAADGSVAKMRERLTTPGNYPKGREVDLYPVREVASVSNLELPRLPPLPESSISLLPPPSSAVQWADLAAVQSQLQIQSQAIESLTQSLHDMDREKHSQQRHIQALQDEVRRLREHATERERERERERDGERRGSGMTSPEVERRMEQWRREVGRELSTLRRHITRATSQGNLEESFSSKLRREELDHLRREVDTLKTQLRRQEEDMFLQQSEARETRRQYEHSCKTLEELRDSYRNHSFDLAKTVSQYTHTEQEVRQIRITVSELKDEIRSLILRERHHTPTVTLHTAVPALAAFSRCKAVSGQKAEPDSDSEDFSPTPSLAEVSSDDLSWLDDRDTAPPLAVPRVHQSSHSAGNDLRGPGSGLDDDDLDDDDDDDGNLELGSDSPPDLSLNDL